From a single Streptomyces liliifuscus genomic region:
- a CDS encoding NAD(P)/FAD-dependent oxidoreductase produces MKTVTVVGASLSGLYAARELRAQGFDGRLVVVGDEPHRPYDRPPLSKDFLTGRSGEDRLALSDAEETTELDAEWLLGVRARGLDARGRTVLLGDGRTVSTDGVIIATGASARRLPGCELAGVHTLRTLDDARALRAELGAGTRRVVVIGGGFIGAETASSCAGLGHDVTVVEAAPLPLVPQLGPEMAAVCAGLHRRGGVDLVTGTGVAGLRGTVAVTGVELADGRLLPADIVIVGIGAIPNTDWLAGSTLALHDGVLCDDGCVTALPQVVAVGDVARVGGTRAEHWTSATEQPRVAVRNLLAGHTAETVRPLPYFWSDQYGARIQFAGRRLDTDTVRIAEGGVTDGTPDEGGFLALYERDGRTTAVLSVDRPRPFMRARRELGRGVTVAEAAVS; encoded by the coding sequence ATGAAAACCGTGACCGTCGTCGGGGCCTCGCTCTCCGGGCTGTACGCGGCCAGGGAACTGCGTGCCCAGGGGTTCGACGGGCGACTGGTGGTCGTCGGGGACGAACCCCACCGCCCCTACGACCGCCCCCCGTTGTCCAAGGACTTCCTCACCGGCCGGTCCGGCGAGGACCGACTCGCGCTCTCCGACGCCGAGGAGACCACCGAGCTCGACGCCGAGTGGCTGCTCGGCGTCCGCGCCCGCGGCCTGGACGCGCGCGGCCGGACCGTCCTCCTGGGCGACGGCCGGACCGTCTCCACCGACGGCGTGATCATCGCGACCGGAGCCTCCGCCCGCAGGCTCCCCGGCTGCGAACTCGCCGGAGTCCACACCCTGCGTACCCTCGACGACGCGCGTGCGCTGCGCGCCGAACTCGGCGCGGGCACCCGCCGTGTCGTCGTCATCGGCGGCGGCTTCATCGGTGCCGAAACCGCCTCCTCCTGTGCGGGACTCGGCCACGACGTCACCGTCGTCGAGGCCGCGCCGCTGCCGCTGGTGCCCCAACTCGGCCCGGAGATGGCCGCGGTGTGCGCCGGACTGCACCGGCGCGGCGGCGTCGACCTGGTCACGGGCACCGGCGTCGCCGGGCTGCGCGGCACGGTCGCGGTGACCGGCGTGGAACTCGCCGACGGCCGGCTGCTCCCCGCCGACATCGTGATCGTCGGCATCGGCGCCATCCCCAACACCGACTGGCTGGCGGGCTCGACGCTCGCACTGCACGACGGAGTGCTGTGCGACGACGGCTGTGTGACGGCTCTGCCCCAGGTGGTCGCCGTCGGTGACGTCGCCCGCGTCGGCGGCACCCGCGCCGAACACTGGACCAGCGCCACCGAACAGCCCCGGGTCGCCGTGCGCAACCTCCTCGCGGGGCACACGGCGGAGACCGTGCGCCCACTGCCCTACTTCTGGTCCGACCAGTACGGAGCACGGATCCAGTTCGCCGGCCGGCGGCTCGACACCGACACCGTCCGGATCGCGGAGGGCGGCGTCACCGACGGCACGCCCGACGAGGGCGGCTTCCTCGCCCTGTACGAGCGGGACGGCCGGACGACGGCGGTGCTCTCCGTGGACCGACCACGACCGTTCATGCGCGCCCGGCGCGAACTCGGACGCGGGGTGACGGTGGCGGAGGCGGCCGTTTCCTAG